In a single window of the Bacillus clarus genome:
- a CDS encoding CheR family methyltransferase — protein MMTEQNYEYFIASFKQQFNMDIASYKQDRMRRRTDSFISRKGFENYTNFLNSLRNNQDLFTSFIDHIMINVSEFFRNKERWKTLETKVLPKLLEQNSGKLKTWSAACASGEEPYTLSLILSERLPAFRFEIQATDLDFHILEKAKQGQYAERSLKGLPEIMKKRHFAKENDTYILNQNIKQQVTFKQHDLLMKPFDTNYDLIICRNVMIYFTEKARGKLYEKFSRSLRKGGVLFVGSTEQILTPERFNFQRFDTFFYEKI, from the coding sequence ATGATGACTGAACAAAATTACGAATATTTTATAGCGAGTTTTAAACAACAATTTAATATGGATATAGCTTCATATAAGCAAGATAGAATGCGCCGAAGAACCGATTCTTTCATTTCTCGAAAAGGTTTTGAAAATTACACAAACTTTTTAAATAGCTTGCGGAACAATCAAGATTTGTTTACAAGTTTTATTGATCACATTATGATTAATGTATCAGAATTTTTTAGAAATAAAGAGCGATGGAAAACATTAGAAACGAAAGTTCTTCCGAAACTATTAGAACAAAACAGCGGTAAATTAAAAACATGGAGTGCTGCCTGTGCTTCCGGTGAAGAACCATATACACTTTCATTAATTTTATCTGAACGTTTACCAGCATTTCGTTTTGAAATTCAGGCAACCGATCTTGATTTTCATATTTTAGAAAAAGCAAAACAAGGTCAATATGCCGAACGCTCTTTAAAAGGATTACCTGAGATAATGAAAAAACGTCATTTTGCAAAAGAAAATGATACATATATATTGAATCAAAACATTAAACAACAAGTCACATTTAAACAACATGATTTATTAATGAAACCTTTCGATACAAATTATGATTTAATCATTTGTCGTAACGTTATGATTTATTTTACAGAAAAAGCTAGAGGAAAGCTTTATGAAAAATTTAGCCGTTCTTTACGAAAAGGCGGCGTACTTTTTGTCGGTAGCACCGAACAAATTTTAACACCCGAACGCTTTAATTTTCAGCGCTTCGATACATTTTTCTATGAAAAAATATAA
- a CDS encoding flagellar motor switch protein FliG, which yields MNIFLCGSNQLTALDRDEIKKFLTDYAYKHKIYILCYKSIENEVLRFFVENERLAQNLCLYTLQPLHLLTDEFQEVVDYLKAHGARYTAFDHPYDSIYRSEYMFFVKQIVEDTNLVLCFYNGDKHTSIIPVDVAKDAGIDAGIYDLPGLHEKQMKKSFEQKIRMM from the coding sequence ATGAATATTTTCCTTTGTGGTTCAAACCAATTAACAGCATTAGATCGAGATGAAATAAAAAAATTTTTAACCGACTATGCTTACAAACATAAAATTTATATATTATGTTACAAATCTATTGAAAATGAAGTCCTTCGTTTCTTCGTTGAAAATGAGCGACTTGCTCAAAATTTATGCCTTTATACATTACAACCATTACATTTACTAACAGACGAATTTCAAGAGGTTGTCGATTATTTAAAAGCACATGGAGCCAGGTATACTGCCTTTGATCACCCATATGATTCGATTTATCGATCAGAGTATATGTTTTTTGTCAAACAAATTGTTGAAGATACCAATTTAGTTCTCTGTTTTTATAACGGAGATAAACATACGTCTATTATCCCTGTTGATGTTGCAAAAGATGCTGGGATTGATGCCGGGATTTATGATCTACCAGGTCTACATGAAAAACAAATGAAAAAAAGTTTTGAACAAAAAATTCGCATGATGTAA
- a CDS encoding YaaR family protein codes for MLRSISHNLNLSQIPPASQIPKEARAKVGFSFSDDLHADPKKDKLLEQMEALVDNIGEIKGKIELELTLDNVMEYKNTVKSFLNFYVDNVLQYKDVMSRHPRYGYSQKMTIVKQAETGLNELEDVMNLINTKTGHLEMLNQIGEIHGLIVNLVL; via the coding sequence ATGCTACGTTCTATTTCACATAATCTAAACTTATCACAAATACCGCCAGCTTCTCAAATACCGAAAGAAGCACGTGCGAAGGTAGGGTTTTCCTTTTCTGATGATTTGCATGCAGATCCAAAAAAAGATAAATTGCTAGAACAAATGGAAGCGCTTGTTGATAATATTGGAGAAATTAAAGGGAAAATTGAATTAGAGTTAACACTTGATAATGTTATGGAATACAAAAATACTGTAAAATCATTTTTGAATTTCTATGTTGACAATGTATTGCAGTATAAAGATGTTATGTCACGCCATCCACGGTACGGATACTCGCAAAAGATGACAATTGTAAAACAAGCTGAAACGGGTTTAAATGAGTTAGAGGATGTTATGAATTTAATTAATACAAAAACAGGGCATTTAGAAATGTTAAATCAAATTGGAGAAATTCACGGTTTAATTGTAAACCTAGTATTGTAA
- the flgK gene encoding flagellar hook-associated protein FlgK — protein sequence MRLSDYNTPLSGMLAAQMGLQTTKQNLSNIHTPGYVRQMVDYGSVGASNGDTPEQRIGYGVHTIGVDRITDEVKTKQYNDQLSQFSYYAYMNSTLSRVESMVGTTGKNSLSSLMDGFFNAFREVAKNSEQPNYYDILIAETGKFTSQLNRLAKNFDTVEVQTTEDIEAHVNEFNRLASSLAVANKKIGQAGSQVPNQLLDERDRIVTEMSKYANIEVSYESMNPNIVIVRMNGVLTVNGQDVYPLQLQKDKEPMSVQIYGSDIPLSGGAILSAVDTKAKIASYKKNLDELMSSVKSQVNTVMKKDFFVGDHARDIHLNPEFTKDVSKMKISSEAANKLAEITDEKYREGLSYKQALDQLLVGVASDKSAVNAYQTIHKDLLEGIQQEKMSIEGVNMEEEMVNLMAFQKYFVANSKAITTMNEVFDSLFSIIR from the coding sequence ATGAGGTTATCTGATTATAATACACCGTTATCTGGCATGTTAGCGGCACAAATGGGTTTACAAACAACGAAACAAAACTTGTCTAACATTCACACACCTGGTTATGTGCGTCAAATGGTAGACTACGGATCTGTTGGGGCGAGTAATGGTGACACGCCGGAACAAAGAATAGGTTACGGTGTACACACGATAGGTGTCGATCGTATTACAGATGAAGTGAAAACGAAACAATATAATGATCAATTATCACAGTTCTCTTATTATGCTTATATGAACTCTACTTTATCACGCGTAGAGTCTATGGTAGGGACGACAGGAAAGAATTCATTATCTAGTTTAATGGATGGGTTCTTTAATGCGTTTCGTGAAGTAGCGAAAAATTCAGAACAACCAAATTACTATGACATATTAATTGCTGAAACAGGTAAGTTCACAAGTCAGTTAAATCGTCTTGCGAAAAACTTTGATACAGTAGAAGTACAAACGACAGAAGATATTGAAGCTCATGTAAATGAGTTTAATCGTCTTGCTTCTAGTTTAGCGGTAGCGAATAAAAAAATTGGACAGGCGGGCTCACAAGTGCCGAACCAACTGTTAGATGAGCGTGATCGTATTGTGACGGAGATGTCTAAGTATGCCAATATAGAAGTGTCTTATGAATCTATGAATCCTAATATCGTAATTGTTAGAATGAATGGTGTCTTAACGGTAAACGGTCAAGATGTATATCCACTTCAATTGCAAAAAGACAAAGAGCCAATGTCTGTCCAAATTTACGGATCAGATATTCCGTTAAGTGGCGGTGCGATTTTATCTGCGGTTGACACGAAAGCGAAGATCGCTAGTTATAAGAAAAATCTTGATGAATTAATGAGCTCTGTAAAAAGCCAAGTGAACACAGTTATGAAAAAAGATTTCTTTGTAGGAGATCATGCGAGAGATATTCACCTAAACCCAGAATTTACAAAAGATGTTTCGAAAATGAAAATTTCTTCTGAAGCAGCAAATAAACTTGCGGAAATTACAGATGAAAAGTATAGAGAGGGACTTTCTTATAAACAAGCATTAGATCAACTTCTTGTTGGCGTAGCTTCTGATAAAAGTGCAGTTAACGCTTATCAAACTATTCATAAAGACTTATTAGAAGGTATTCAGCAAGAAAAAATGAGTATAGAAGGCGTCAATATGGAGGAGGAAATGGTCAACTTAATGGCTTTCCAAAAATATTTCGTAGCGAATTCTAAAGCGATTACGACAATGAATGAAGTATTTGATAGCCTGTTTTCAATTATTAGATAA
- a CDS encoding flagellar hook-associated protein 3: protein MRVSTFQNANWAKSKLMDLNVQQQYNHNQVTSGKKNHLMSENPLAASKSFAIQHSLANIEQMQKDLADSKNVLTQTANTLQGVLKSLTRADQLTIQALNEPNGEKELKAIGAELDQIVKQVVYLANTKERGRYIFGGDSAEQPPFTDDGTYQGGKNDVNWQLNDGYELKVFRNGETLLSPVIKTLKQMSEAMKNGDQKALQSLLGENKKNLDSVINRTTEVGATMNTMETFKTILSEQNLALQENRKEIEDVDLAVAISDLAYINATYEATLKAVSTMSKTSILDYM from the coding sequence ATGAGAGTATCTACATTTCAAAATGCAAACTGGGCAAAAAGTAAATTGATGGATTTGAATGTACAGCAACAATATAACCATAACCAAGTAACGTCAGGTAAGAAAAATCATCTCATGAGTGAAAACCCTCTTGCAGCAAGTAAATCATTTGCAATTCAGCACTCATTAGCAAATATTGAACAAATGCAAAAGGATTTAGCCGATTCAAAAAATGTATTAACGCAAACAGCAAATACATTACAAGGTGTTCTTAAATCTTTAACGAGAGCGGATCAATTAACGATACAAGCGTTAAATGAACCAAATGGCGAAAAAGAATTGAAAGCAATTGGGGCAGAGCTTGATCAGATTGTAAAACAAGTTGTATATTTAGCGAATACAAAAGAGCGAGGTCGATATATTTTTGGTGGAGACAGTGCTGAACAACCTCCATTTACAGACGATGGTACGTATCAGGGTGGAAAAAATGATGTAAATTGGCAATTAAATGATGGTTATGAATTAAAGGTATTTCGTAATGGAGAAACTTTATTGTCCCCGGTTATAAAAACGTTAAAACAGATGAGTGAAGCGATGAAAAATGGTGATCAAAAAGCATTGCAATCGTTATTAGGGGAAAATAAGAAAAATTTAGATAGCGTCATTAACCGTACGACAGAAGTTGGTGCAACAATGAACACGATGGAGACGTTTAAAACAATTTTAAGTGAACAAAATTTAGCGCTACAAGAAAATCGAAAAGAAATTGAAGATGTAGATTTAGCGGTAGCTATTTCCGATTTAGCTTATATAAACGCAACGTACGAAGCGACACTGAAAGCTGTTAGTACGATGAGCAAAACTAGTATTTTAGATTATATGTAA
- a CDS encoding flagellar hook-associated protein 2 produces MAGTLTGIGGRQQIWNLGNNMIDTSNFVELEMNALDMRKTPYTTEKNQLEQDKLLYTGLKAKFSSFTQTFKNLASFKGNEKKVTTTQDGYINVKADGGAIAGTFNMTIKQLAQRHQIASNEIKIDDKLPEDETLEFNGKELKVTKEMTYKDLINRINDGDYGVSAYTLGGKIFMSSKKEGIEGEIKFKEGKSQLFQQMGLSTKEGKAVNTINEAQDAIYSINGIQGESSSNTIETLPGVKIELLKVTDTEMKAVDEKAKGVDLRFTVSDSNVTDAVNLIKKMVADYNDAVSTVDLFDGKNGAFQGQAIMQSVRQAMNNVVTFSKDGNYLFTYGIQLKQDGTMQIDEEKLTKALKEKTDAAKQFFFSSNGLGKMMEEPLEKLFGDKGVVGERVKSIDSRVSDLEKKIKDIETQNRQKQDEIVKKYQRLESTLAALDSQLKTIKAMTKQKSDD; encoded by the coding sequence ATGGCAGGAACGTTAACAGGTATTGGCGGAAGACAGCAGATTTGGAACCTCGGTAATAATATGATTGATACTTCTAACTTTGTAGAATTAGAAATGAACGCGTTAGATATGAGAAAAACACCGTATACGACTGAAAAGAATCAACTTGAACAAGATAAATTATTATATACAGGTTTAAAAGCAAAATTTAGTTCTTTTACACAAACATTTAAAAACTTAGCCTCTTTTAAAGGGAATGAGAAAAAAGTTACAACGACGCAAGACGGTTACATTAATGTGAAAGCTGATGGAGGAGCAATTGCTGGGACGTTTAATATGACAATTAAACAGCTTGCACAGCGCCATCAAATTGCTTCCAATGAAATTAAAATAGATGATAAATTACCTGAGGATGAAACGTTAGAATTTAATGGTAAAGAGCTTAAAGTAACAAAGGAGATGACGTATAAAGATTTAATTAATCGAATTAATGATGGGGATTATGGTGTATCTGCATACACGCTTGGTGGAAAAATCTTTATGTCCTCTAAAAAAGAAGGAATAGAAGGTGAAATTAAGTTTAAAGAAGGTAAATCTCAATTGTTTCAACAGATGGGATTGTCTACAAAAGAAGGTAAAGCAGTAAACACAATTAATGAAGCACAAGATGCAATATATAGTATTAATGGTATTCAGGGGGAAAGTTCTAGCAATACAATTGAAACACTTCCTGGTGTGAAAATTGAATTGCTAAAAGTAACAGATACAGAAATGAAAGCAGTAGACGAAAAAGCAAAAGGTGTAGATCTGAGGTTTACAGTAAGTGATTCGAACGTAACAGATGCTGTTAATCTTATTAAGAAGATGGTAGCAGATTATAATGATGCTGTTTCTACAGTAGATCTTTTTGATGGGAAAAATGGTGCTTTCCAAGGGCAAGCGATTATGCAAAGTGTTCGTCAAGCGATGAATAACGTTGTGACGTTTTCGAAAGATGGTAACTATTTGTTTACATACGGTATCCAATTAAAACAAGATGGAACGATGCAAATAGATGAGGAAAAATTAACGAAAGCGTTAAAAGAGAAAACGGATGCAGCGAAACAATTTTTCTTTAGTTCTAACGGTTTAGGGAAAATGATGGAGGAACCACTTGAAAAACTGTTTGGTGATAAAGGTGTTGTCGGAGAACGAGTAAAAAGTATCGATTCACGTGTAAGTGATTTAGAAAAAAAGATTAAAGATATTGAGACGCAAAATCGGCAAAAACAAGATGAAATTGTAAAGAAATATCAAAGGCTAGAAAGTACATTGGCAGCACTTGATAGTCAATTAAAAACAATTAAAGCAATGACAAAACAAAAAAGTGACGATTAA
- the fliS gene encoding flagellar export chaperone FliS, producing the protein MQAWQRYMQNDIITSNPIKNTIFIYERCIVEFRNLEELLNSFQLKEGDALLEKLDRIFEELKLQLNPEITKDLYDSLFGLYDWISVQIQSMKVKREAKDIDAIVKVLQDLRDGYRGALENEQ; encoded by the coding sequence ATGCAAGCATGGCAACGTTATATGCAAAACGATATTATAACGAGTAATCCAATTAAAAACACAATCTTTATTTATGAAAGATGTATCGTTGAGTTTCGTAACTTAGAAGAACTATTAAATAGTTTTCAATTAAAAGAAGGGGATGCTCTTCTTGAAAAGTTAGATCGTATTTTTGAAGAATTGAAGCTACAATTAAATCCAGAAATTACGAAGGATTTATATGATAGTTTATTTGGCTTATATGATTGGATTAGCGTGCAAATCCAATCAATGAAAGTAAAACGTGAAGCGAAAGATATCGATGCAATTGTAAAGGTGTTACAAGATTTAAGAGATGGCTACCGTGGGGCGTTAGAAAATGAACAATGA
- the flgB gene encoding flagellar basal body rod protein FlgB produces MPDLVSDVRHYMNYLVTKRNTVSSNIANANTPGYKAQDVTFVEQMNKSRELYKKNIADLKNNADLYQTNEMHLPTANTKNTYAKIQMKSMQTNKDGNSVDTTTEMLDLMKINQLYGISINAINTQYAINQAARGR; encoded by the coding sequence ATGCCAGATTTAGTTAGTGATGTAAGGCACTATATGAACTATTTAGTAACAAAACGAAATACAGTTTCTAGTAATATTGCAAATGCAAATACACCTGGCTATAAAGCACAGGATGTAACTTTTGTTGAACAGATGAATAAAAGCCGTGAGTTGTACAAAAAAAACATTGCTGATTTAAAGAACAATGCAGATTTATATCAAACGAATGAGATGCATTTACCGACGGCAAACACAAAAAATACATATGCAAAGATTCAGATGAAGTCGATGCAAACGAATAAAGATGGGAATAGCGTCGATACGACGACTGAAATGCTAGATTTAATGAAAATAAATCAATTATACGGTATTTCCATTAATGCGATTAATACGCAATATGCTATTAATCAAGCTGCACGAGGACGTTAA
- the flgC gene encoding flagellar basal body rod protein FlgC, protein MFQAINASGSGLTAARKWMEVTSDNIVNVNTTGDPYRRRSVVLESNNSFASMLDSVPADGVKIKSIESDPNENLVYDPSHPHANETGYVRYPNIDVTAEMTNVMVAQKMYEANTSVLNANKKMLDKDLEIGRG, encoded by the coding sequence ATGTTTCAGGCAATTAATGCAAGTGGATCAGGATTAACTGCGGCACGAAAATGGATGGAAGTTACTTCTGATAATATTGTTAATGTTAATACAACAGGGGATCCATATCGCCGTCGTAGTGTTGTGTTAGAGTCGAATAATAGTTTTGCAAGCATGTTAGACTCAGTTCCAGCTGATGGTGTGAAAATAAAAAGCATTGAATCGGATCCAAACGAAAATCTTGTTTACGATCCATCTCATCCGCATGCGAATGAAACGGGGTATGTTCGTTATCCGAATATTGATGTAACAGCTGAAATGACGAATGTAATGGTTGCTCAAAAAATGTATGAAGCAAATACGAGTGTATTAAATGCGAATAAAAAAATGCTCGATAAAGATTTAGAAATCGGCCGAGGATAA
- the fliE gene encoding flagellar hook-basal body complex protein FliE has translation MKIQPMLNTQPFGAIQPIGVPKASQTSMVEGKKFIDLLEDMNKTQNNAQIAVYDLLTKGVGETHDVLIQQKKAESQMKTAALVRDNLIENYKQILNMQI, from the coding sequence ATGAAAATCCAACCAATGTTAAATACACAGCCGTTTGGAGCGATTCAACCAATTGGTGTACCGAAAGCTTCACAAACGTCTATGGTTGAAGGAAAGAAGTTTATTGATTTATTGGAAGATATGAATAAAACGCAAAACAATGCGCAAATAGCTGTATATGATTTGCTGACAAAAGGTGTGGGAGAAACACATGATGTTTTAATTCAACAAAAGAAAGCTGAATCACAAATGAAAACAGCGGCTCTTGTACGGGATAATCTGATTGAAAACTATAAACAAATACTGAATATGCAAATTTAG
- the fliF gene encoding flagellar basal-body MS-ring/collar protein FliF, whose protein sequence is MEKIKNVFQSLKTWHKMVIGAALLAIATGALLYFTLPDKYVVVYQNLNDADKQEITAELSKLGVDYQLAADGSIRVQKNDAPWVRKEMNGMGLPFNSKSGEEILLESSLGSSEQDKKMKQIVGTKKQLEQDIVRNFATVETANVQITLPEKETIFDEEKAKGTAAITVGVKRGQLLTADQVAGIQQMISAAIPGVKAEEVSVIDSKKGVISKGADEAHSTSSSSYEKEVEMQQQIEGKLKQDIDATLMTMFKPNEYKVNTKVTVNYDEVTRQSEKYGDKGVLRSKQEQEERSTAQEGADTKQGAGITANGEVPNYGTNNNQNGKIVYDNNNGNKIENYEIDKTVETIKKHPELTKTNVVVWIDNDTLVKRRIDMTTFKEAIGTAAGLQIDPNGSFTNGQVNVVTVQFDQPKVEKTKEPEESGFNWWLIGGITGGLLALGGLLWFFLARRKKKQDEEEYDEYLAEDEIAASNEVIMEIPEEKIVPEPSEPTLDEQVQEATKEHVEGTAKVIKKWLNGQ, encoded by the coding sequence ATGGAAAAGATAAAGAATGTTTTCCAATCGTTAAAAACGTGGCATAAGATGGTCATCGGTGCTGCACTTTTGGCGATTGCAACAGGAGCACTTTTATATTTCACCTTGCCAGATAAATATGTTGTTGTATATCAAAATTTAAATGATGCAGATAAGCAAGAGATTACAGCAGAATTATCGAAGCTAGGTGTTGATTACCAATTAGCAGCCGATGGTTCGATTCGAGTGCAAAAGAACGACGCTCCATGGGTTCGAAAAGAAATGAATGGAATGGGTTTGCCGTTTAATTCTAAAAGCGGTGAGGAAATTTTATTAGAAAGCTCGCTCGGTTCAAGTGAGCAAGATAAGAAAATGAAGCAGATTGTAGGTACGAAAAAACAATTGGAGCAAGATATCGTTCGAAACTTTGCGACGGTTGAAACGGCAAATGTTCAAATTACATTACCTGAAAAAGAAACAATTTTTGATGAAGAAAAGGCAAAAGGAACAGCTGCAATTACTGTTGGAGTGAAACGTGGACAACTATTAACAGCTGATCAAGTTGCGGGCATACAGCAAATGATTAGCGCAGCAATTCCTGGTGTGAAAGCAGAAGAAGTAAGTGTCATTGATAGCAAAAAAGGTGTTATCTCGAAAGGGGCAGATGAAGCACATTCTACTAGTTCCTCTTCTTATGAAAAAGAAGTTGAGATGCAGCAGCAAATTGAAGGTAAATTAAAGCAAGATATTGATGCAACGTTAATGACGATGTTTAAGCCGAATGAATATAAAGTGAATACGAAAGTTACTGTAAATTATGATGAAGTTACACGTCAGTCAGAAAAATATGGTGATAAAGGTGTACTTCGTAGTAAACAGGAGCAAGAAGAACGCTCTACTGCACAAGAAGGAGCAGATACGAAGCAAGGTGCTGGTATTACAGCGAACGGTGAAGTGCCAAACTATGGTACGAACAATAATCAAAATGGTAAAATCGTCTACGATAATAATAATGGTAACAAAATAGAAAACTATGAAATAGATAAAACCGTTGAAACGATTAAGAAACATCCAGAATTAACAAAAACAAATGTCGTTGTATGGATAGATAACGATACGTTAGTAAAACGAAGAATCGATATGACAACATTTAAAGAAGCAATCGGTACGGCAGCTGGACTGCAAATTGATCCGAATGGAAGCTTTACAAACGGTCAAGTTAACGTCGTAACGGTTCAGTTTGATCAACCGAAAGTAGAGAAAACGAAAGAGCCAGAAGAAAGTGGATTTAACTGGTGGTTAATCGGTGGAATTACAGGTGGCTTGTTAGCACTTGGAGGTCTATTATGGTTCTTCTTAGCGAGACGTAAGAAAAAGCAAGACGAAGAGGAATATGATGAATACTTAGCAGAAGATGAAATTGCTGCTAGCAATGAAGTGATTATGGAAATTCCAGAAGAAAAAATAGTACCAGAACCATCAGAACCTACATTAGATGAACAAGTGCAGGAAGCTACGAAAGAGCATGTAGAAGGTACTGCAAAAGTGATTAAAAAATGGTTAAACGGACAGTAA
- a CDS encoding flagellar motor switch protein FliG codes for MLDEISSKEKAAILIRTLDEGVAAKVIEYMTAEEKEVLLREIAKFRVYKPETLENVLGQFLYELNVKELNLVTPDKEYIRRIFKNMPEDELEKLLEDLWYNKDNPFEFLNSLTDLEPILTVLNDESPQTIAIIASYIKPQLASQLIERLPDHKRVETVIGIAKLEQVDSELISRIGELLKIKLNNMAFSAINKTDGLKTIVNILNNVSRGVEKTVFQKLDELDYELSEKIKENMFVFEDLLALEDLALRRVLEEITDNGIIAQSLKIAKEEIKEKLFTCMSSNRKDMVLEELDGLGPLKMTDAEKAQQTITGMVKKLEKEGRIIIQRGEDDVLI; via the coding sequence ATGTTAGATGAAATCTCCTCCAAAGAGAAAGCTGCCATCCTCATTCGTACATTAGACGAAGGGGTGGCAGCTAAAGTCATTGAATATATGACGGCTGAGGAAAAAGAAGTACTACTTCGTGAAATTGCGAAGTTTCGAGTGTATAAACCAGAAACGTTAGAAAATGTACTAGGACAGTTTTTATATGAACTAAATGTAAAAGAACTGAACTTAGTAACACCAGATAAAGAATATATTCGCCGTATATTTAAAAATATGCCAGAAGACGAACTGGAAAAATTATTGGAAGATCTTTGGTATAACAAAGATAATCCATTTGAATTTTTAAATTCACTTACAGATTTAGAGCCGATTCTTACAGTGCTTAACGATGAATCACCACAAACGATAGCGATTATCGCTTCTTATATTAAGCCACAGCTTGCTTCTCAATTAATTGAGAGATTACCAGATCATAAACGTGTGGAAACGGTAATAGGTATTGCAAAGTTGGAACAAGTAGATAGTGAGTTAATTAGCCGAATTGGAGAGTTATTAAAAATAAAATTAAATAATATGGCGTTTAGTGCTATTAATAAAACAGATGGCTTGAAAACGATTGTTAATATTTTAAATAATGTTTCACGTGGAGTAGAAAAAACAGTCTTTCAAAAGCTTGATGAATTGGATTATGAGCTATCTGAAAAAATTAAAGAAAATATGTTTGTTTTTGAAGACTTACTCGCTCTTGAAGATCTTGCACTTCGCCGTGTATTAGAAGAGATTACAGATAACGGTATCATCGCACAATCGTTGAAAATCGCTAAGGAAGAAATTAAAGAAAAATTATTTACATGTATGTCCTCAAATCGTAAAGACATGGTTCTTGAGGAACTTGATGGTTTAGGACCACTTAAGATGACAGATGCTGAAAAAGCACAGCAAACGATTACCGGTATGGTGAAAAAGCTAGAGAAGGAAGGCAGAATTATCATTCAAAGAGGTGAAGACGATGTCCTCATTTAA
- a CDS encoding FliH/SctL family protein — translation MSSFKNRIPKSSVSFSEDTYALQFLKQNAYYAEEEEIEVRIDPAELIAQQDTLQAEMNQLKKEQQRLQEERQQFLQEREQFKVYIHEQLEQIEETRTQFQKKEQETAYEWVALLWDQSFQLAEKVVNQAIDTRTVDVLPILKGIVQTLPTSFEKLIITVHPETFERIEEEKENMKEYWLLRLVEWKYDFSMQFGEFVLEEEKEFFEFKFAAIFEKLRQRWEEQKLFKEQKT, via the coding sequence ATGTCCTCATTTAAAAACAGAATTCCTAAGAGTTCTGTTTCTTTTTCTGAAGACACGTATGCATTACAATTTTTAAAACAAAATGCATATTACGCAGAAGAGGAGGAAATAGAAGTAAGAATAGATCCTGCTGAATTAATTGCACAGCAAGATACATTGCAAGCTGAAATGAATCAGCTCAAGAAAGAACAACAAAGGCTGCAAGAGGAACGGCAACAATTTTTACAGGAAAGGGAACAGTTTAAAGTATATATTCATGAACAATTGGAGCAAATCGAAGAAACTCGTACACAATTTCAAAAAAAAGAACAAGAAACAGCGTATGAATGGGTGGCGTTATTATGGGATCAATCGTTTCAATTAGCTGAAAAAGTTGTGAATCAAGCGATAGATACACGTACAGTAGACGTTTTACCTATTTTAAAGGGGATCGTTCAAACACTTCCTACTTCATTTGAAAAATTAATAATAACAGTTCATCCAGAAACATTTGAGCGAATTGAGGAAGAAAAGGAAAATATGAAAGAATATTGGCTTCTGCGATTAGTAGAATGGAAATATGATTTTTCTATGCAATTTGGTGAATTTGTTCTGGAAGAAGAAAAGGAATTTTTTGAATTTAAATTTGCAGCTATATTTGAGAAGCTTCGTCAAAGGTGGGAAGAACAGAAGTTATTTAAGGAGCAAAAGACATGA